A genome region from Lucilia cuprina isolate Lc7/37 chromosome 3, ASM2204524v1, whole genome shotgun sequence includes the following:
- the LOC111691087 gene encoding unconventional myosin-XV isoform X2, with protein MDWSEGNLVWFDPGVGHPIPGEIQEVHRAAQVIVVQAVIKGKPQTFALQPGEGNLRPRQDLGSSGVDDMTMLDDLHEASLLWNLRLRYDKGLIYTFAGSILIAVNPYKMFPDSYGLEVAKQYAGKPLGTMPPHLFAIGAAAHAALPSPQVVVISGESGSGKTESTKLVMQYLAAVVPGGGSASAVITEQILEAAPLLEAFGNARTARNDNSSRFGKYLEVYFKNGAIVGAKITQYLLEKSRIVTQAPGERNYHVFYEMLGGLSEAERTKYGLLEADKYFYLNQGATDCAPGRVDWDSLQSAMQVLGVSEGEREGIIRVLASVLHLGNVYFHRRQLRHGQEGVEVGSDAEIKWAAHLLHISAEGLHRALTSRITEARSERLHTPLSIDQALDSRDAFAKALYSGLFNWLVSRINSIVQKGGTHDAHRISILDIFGFEDLAENSFEQLCINYANENLQLYFNKHVFKLEQAEYSRERLEWTPLTWDDNLPVIHLLAKKPVGIFHLLDDESNFPRASDMSFLEKCHYNHALNELYSRPRIGAQEFGITHYAGQVWYCVDGFLDKNRDALRSDVLELLGSSKLQLVSDLTKQLRAQRDSGKTLPKGNNGRFVTMKPRTPTVAARFSDSLQQLLQSMGRCNPWFVRCIKPNNEKQSLKMDMPCVLQQLRYLGMLDTIQIRQKGYPVRLRFQHFVERYRHLMRSPLPRGTPYRELCRILLESMPNTGIEGPDYQLGATRVFLREALHRMLESGRSDRLKTSAVVIQKHVRGMLVRRQLARKKKAATRIQTKWRGYREQKKFRDLRRGAIKAQALWRGKMGRKRVVKLRADYQRRLEAQRAQKEREAKKQAKENLERSQISYLDIPAELAFIFSKSEGWTPIHGDRHLVKVVGTVPGPPVAADLPKDLDQFSFGKFSSVYCNGLRLSSRREPITTPFLTRAASRDQDFQDSLAVFKLILRWTNDKTMDGNKEKVLSDYIVHKGLSSRGLRDEILVQLCNQVYNADDLQAQRIWQLMAQCLSCFQPGPAFSKYLMKFIVDNAPDSMRDMLLKKILRNANSANNCRNFTPSWVEWRAISRMSDIAVALTLPDDANQTVAIDSWTTCEEAASLAVSTLGISNRGWTVVLDDGKLVTDSCGLDYVLDLISEKELCPAFPALRSDLMTTGAKFNRTILSDHDGNTPRRPQVPPPEPPKIKVNPTSESPISDSNDEQPIRKNSRNLLSRSSALNERYFEQEKSRSKSLDDLLAGDITDLDQATETEPLTNLGLSESRLNERYHSAERLTPMGKETGPRYQKSQYAGRRSHAGSHSSKYMDKSEYATRSSAMSDTSEAPSLASHVRRVRVPSQASDVDQFLDDLFSPVLDGSLDELSDARSLAASIRGGKGMPDLSFELDDTEFLEAPDSEMNDLIWDSHTLACKIKGGGENSANSEEAPSANLDEYITGLFKPIFVNDAVKVLTEQAELIETIKGGGTAQAQTSGNSTFVTSPIVGPISPILASNSENLLQIVNLPPDADPAVYQHQVQRAFLQSAMAQNLQIQQQLLAQNQALQTLLSQQDTAPTGTTSPPPLMPVLASVQQSSASSNSITSKITIASEHTNVRKQSVKNRISQFSENDRNRKVSSDSGGSLIPPPPPPPMPPPIEVKDPSETRHFLDPYGRAKTVRIGKWRWPPPQDGPQFETEEDFFAFKMRQNQRKTTPQSQFHSSNGSLTGSAMEWEEFEVNDSSKSPSPAVVMPVHTTQMVRTQIKIETEPKNTNKQPMMEQLQPQQTVITTKVAKKSFEIGADRPPPGSVGKLKLSSEMRQRLEQVTAGHSVRSTVSTKSEQRAPAKLEDTRKLMLQQQLSGHFAQIESNNNAVADLHSVRSQVERMEEKLSPPPIWPSHVPPAPSIPAPPPPIRPPNVAPPAPPPVPKSPPVRPDQEEIEYRSQSKDVPAFIQRQERDTFGARHNWNGSDDSKDAYDSWGRTEAAKLDMVYEKSFKKEAKNNHERDRSRSRSRSRDRDDFSESVWDRSEVEGPASSGSDREREKEREKRDRIYEMRQVEREKESNKVYQPAPPKVVTATIERQDRTDSFGPVVSTERKYSYQAMTSNNNNINNKRPITSAPSPTTSMTSNTPATFRTHMAQKYEKERKRKSSATSTTVSQSTRRDEETDGGDEWPLPAIPAPVPAPPSLKSPANACLTYNRVPWKLRVRKEVFHPNEPIGPPIALDLLFAQVSSDIFGLTPSLRISPQEKAAAINMLNGHGVTVETVRSQNVRALVKRHLIDMAREWPLYFARLFPVQGAPQYPDVSIMGISHNGLYLARRDADYLIVVQSVPFNEIQNAITLPRPASLQLNLRNGKNVQLHAARAAAIQAMITSFVQEFRKTQSKASTLSSGVRAAAQTLNVPIERLESRQSNHREQINNNQHSVITQQHNMRNTSSPLMSGSYEEQHLHHQQQQQQLQQQQTHHHLQQQQQQSHHHQREQLREPHSRNMHHGISDSIDHHTQITQASHHYNGHGDEDERLDDREHFNEHHQYAKQQSFLHSSRKNSNQHHSATNPHTREHHSAVQQTQQSQNLDANYMAEEHNGGTTSPSVTRYSLLQFAMQHFRNDQIVDSRSHGRDASERSSNRSYAELVKWQGTPMRIPLLRLPNDLAPLALECFDCILRYCGDIPMEPDLTEVKCVYTVLMHCHKYLALRDEVYCQLMKQTTANRSPCPDSTQRGWRLLSILAAYFGCSDALRPYLIEHLTSAASDRRRSCHGTAAVCLTNLRKTARCGGRKNVPSVEEVTAVSAGRSARRQIYRLPGGAERVVNTRCSTVVADVISELCALLGIESETEQQEFSLYCIVQGDAFTMPLAADEYILDVTTELLKSGQPFYLIFCRSVWHFALKRDPAPTPLYVEVLFNQVAPDYLEGLLLELPSTGVPPPEVVRDMARIAALLHRAADLSHVPAMKEIKFLLPKPALGIREIRPAQWVGLVQSAWPQVANLSPGQVKAQFLNVLSAWPLFGSSFFAVKRIWADEGPHVDDSPMWRDLILALNRRGVLFLDPNTHETMQHWPFMEVISTRKVRSEDGALFLDMKVGNLMQQRVIRVQTEQAHEISRLVRQYITMAQISQRDKRDVN; from the exons ATGGATTGGTCTGAAGGTAATTTGGTATGGTTTGATCCGGGTGTGGGTCATCCTATACCCGGTGAAATACAAGAAGTACACAGGGCTGCCCAAGTCATTGTTGTTCAAGCTGTAATTAAGGGGAAG cCCCAAACATTTGCTTTACAACCTGGTGAAGGAAATTTGAGACCACGTCAAGATCTGGGCAGCAGTGGTGTGGATGATATGACTATGTTGGATGACTTGCACGAGGCATCGCTTTTGTGGAATCTTCGCTTAAGATACGATAAAGGTCTTATCTATACATTTGCTGGAAGTATTTTAATTGCGGTCAATCCTTATAAAATGTTTCCCGATTCGTATGGCTTAGAGGTGGCTAAACAATATGCGGGAAAGCCATTGGGTACAATGCCCCCACATTTGTTTGCAATAGGAGCTGCAGCTCATGCTGCACTGCCTTCGCCACAAGTCGTGGTAATATCAGGAGAATCGGGATCTGGTAAAACAGAATCAACAAAGTTAGTAATGCAGTATTTAGCAGCAGTAGTCCCAGGTGGAGGTTCTGCTTCAGCTGTTATAACAGAACAAATTTTGGAGGCTGCTCCTCTTCTGGAAGCGTTTGGCAATGCGCGCACTGCACGAAATGATAATAGCTCTAGGTTTGGAAAATATTTGgaggtttattttaaaaatggtgCTATCGTTGGGGCCAAAATTACTCAATATCTATTAGAAAAGTCCAGGATAGTTACGCAAGCACCAGGAGAACGTAACTACCACGTTTTCTATGAAATGTTAGGTGGTCTATCAGAAGCTGAGCGCACAAAATACGGCCTTTTAGAGgcagataaatatttttatctaaatCAAGGCGCTACAGACTGTGCTCCAGGACGTGTGGATTGGGACTCCCTACAAAGTGCTATGCAAGTGTTGGGAGTATCTGAAGGTGAACGAGAAGGCATTATACGTGTATTAGCCTCTGTTTTACACTTAGGCAATGTTTATTTTCATCGAAGGCAACTTAGACATGGTCAAGAAGGTGTTGAAGTTGGTTCCGATGCTGAGATTAAATGGGCAGCTCATTTATTGCATATATCAGCTGAAGGTTTGCATAGAGCTTTGACTAGCCGTATAACCGAGGCTAGATCAGAACGCCTTCATACTCCATTGAGTATAGATCAGGCCTTAGATTCCAGAGATGCTTTTGCTAAGGCCTTATACTCTGGTCTCTTCAACTGGTTGGTGTCACGCATCAATTCCATCGTGCAAAAAGGTGGAACACATGATGCTCATAGAATTTCTATATTGGATATATTCGGCTTTGAAGATTTGGCCGAAAACTCGTTTGAACAGTTGTGTATTAATTACGCGAATGAAAACCTTCAACTGTATTTCAACAAACATGtatttaaacttgagcaagcaGAGTACTCCCGAGAGCGCCTGGAATGGACCCCTCTAACATGGGATGATAATTTGCCAGTCATTCATTTGCTGGCTAAGAAGCCTGTGggaatttttcatttgttgGATGATGAATCGAATTTTCCTCGTGCCTCAGATATGAGTTTTCTTGAGAAATGTCACTATAATCATGCTCTCAATGAACTGTATTCTCGTCCCAGAATTGGGGCTCAAGAGTTTGGTATCACTCATTACGCTGGTCAAGTGTGGTACTGTGTAGATGGCTTCTTGGATAAAAATCGAGATGCTTTGCGTAGCGATGTTTTGGAGCTTTTGGGATCAAGTAAACTACAACTAGTTTCAGATCTAACTAAACAACTCAGGGCTCAACGAGATTCAGGAAAAACATTGCCCAAAGGCAACAATGGCCGTTTTGTAACAATGAAACCCCGTACACCAACAGTAGCTGCAAGGTTTTCCGATTCGCTGCAGCAACTTTTACAATCAATGGGTCGGTGTAATCCATGGTTTGTGCGTTGCATTAAACCGAATAATGAAAAACAATCACTAAAGATGGATATGCCATGTGTGCTGCAGCAATTGCGATATTTGGGAATGTTAGACACAATACAAATCCGACAGAAGGGTTATCCAGTTCGATTACGCTTCCAACATTTCGTTGAACGCTACCGGCATTTAATGCGTTCTCCATTACCCCGTGGTACGCCCTACAGGGAACTTTGTCGAATACTTTTAGAGTCTATGCCAAATACAGGCATTGAAGGACCAGATTATCAATTGGGTGCCACTAGAGTTTTTCTTAGAGAAGCCTTACACAGAATGCTGGAAAGTGGCCGTTCAGATCGTTTGAAGACATCAGCCGTTGTGATACAAAAACATGTTCGTGGTATGTTGGTCAGAAGACAATTGGCACGTAAAAAGAAGGCTGCAACTCGTATTCAGACAAAATGGCGTGGCTATCGAGAGCAAAAGAAATTCCGTGATTTACGAAGAGGTGCAATTAAAGCTCAAGCATTGTGGCGTGGTAAAATGGGTCGAAAAAGAGTGGTCAAATTACGGGCTGATTATCAGCGACGTCTGGAAGCTCAAAGAGCTCAAAAAGAACGAGAAGCAAAGAAACAAGCTAAAGAAAATTTGGAACGCAGCCAAATTTCTTATTTGGATATTCCTGCTGAACTGGCATTTATCTTTTCGAAAAGCGAAGGCTGGACACCTATACACGGAGATCGTCATTTGGTTAAAGTTGTCGGTACTGTTCCAGGACCTCCAGTAGCAGCCGATCTACCTAAAGATCTAGATCAGTTCTCATTTGGTAAATTCAGTTCGGTATATTGCAATGGATTGCGTTTATCGTCAAGAAGAGAACCCATAACAACACCCTTCCTTACAAGAGCAGCTTCAAGAGATCAGGACTTTCAAGATTCTTTGGCTGTATTTAAATTGATTCTTCGCTGGACAAATGACAAAACGATGGATGGTAATAAAGAAAAGGTTTTATCTGACTATATTGTCCATAAAGGTTTGTCATCACGTGGCTTGAGAGACGAAATTTTGGTGCAGTTGTGTAATCAAGTTTATAATGCCGATGATTTACAGGCACAACGTATTTGGCAATTAATGGCTCAGTGTTTGTCTTGTTTCCAACCTGGACCTGCATTTAGCAAAtacttaatgaaatttattgttgACAATGCTCCTGATTCTATGAGAGATATGttgcttaagaaaattttgagaaacgCCAACTCGGCTAATAACTGTAGAAACTTTACTCCCTCTTGGGTCGAATGGAGAGCTATATCCCGAATGTCTGATATTGCAGTAGCATTAACTTTACCAGATGATGCAAATCAAACTGTAGCTATTGATTCGTGGACAACTTGTGAAGAAGCTGCCTCTTTAGCTGTTTCAACTTTAGGTATATCAAATCGTGGATGGACTGTCGTTTTAGATGATGGAAAACTAGTAACTGATTCATGTGGACTTGATTATGTTCTAGACCTTATCTCAGAAAAGGAACTCTGCCCAGCTTTTCCTGCACTACGAAGTGATTTAATGACAACTGGCGCTAAATTTAATAGAACTATATTGTCGGATCACGATGGAAATACACCCAGAAGACCTCAGGTACCACCGCCAGAGCCacccaaaataaaagtaaacccTACAAGTGAATCCCCAATATCCGATTCAAATGACGAGCAACCTATACGGAAAAATTCCCGAAATTTACTTTCGAGAAGTTCTGCATTAAATGAACGGTATTTTGAACAAGAGAAATCAAGATCAAAGTCACTTGATGATCTTTTGGCTGGTGATATCACAGATTTAGATCAGGCAACAGAAACAGAACCTTTGACTAACTTAGGACTTTCAGAAAGTCGTCTCAATGAGAGATACCATTCAGCTGAACGTCTTACACCTATGGGTAAAGAAACGGGCCCACGATACCAAAAGTCGCAATATGCTGGAAGAAGATCACATGCAGGTTCTCACTCTAGCAAGTATATGGATAAATCGGAGTATGCTACTCGTTCATCGGCTATGTCAGATACAAGTGAGGCTCCTTCATTGGCTTCACATGTACGTCGTGTACGTGTACCTTCCCAAGCTTCAGATGTTGATCAATTTTTAGATGATTTATTTAGTCCGGTATTAGATGGTTCATTAGATGAACTGTCCGATGCCAGATCACTAGCTGCTAGTATAAGAGGAGGAAAAGGTATGCCCGATTTAAGTTTTGAATTAGATGACACAGAATTTTTAGAGGCTCCAGATAGTGAAATGAATGATTTAATTTGGGATTCACATACTCTCGCATGTAAAATAAAGGGTGGTGGCGAAAACTCAGCAAATTCTGAAGAAGCTCCATCTGCTAATTTGGACGAATATATAACAGGTTTATTTAAACCAATATTTGTCAATGACGCTGTCAAAGTTCTTACTGAACAAGCAGAATTAATTGAAACTATTAAGGGTGGTGGAACTGCCCAAGCACAAACCAGTGGAAATTCAACATTTGTAACTTCCCCCATTGTGGGACCAATTAGCCCTATTTTAGCCTCTAATtctgaaaatttattacaaattgttaatttaCCACCTGATGCAGATCCTGCAGTTTATCAACATCAGGTGCAGCGAGCATTTTTGCAATCGGCAATGGCTCAAAATCTTCAAATTCAACAACAGCTACTAGCGCAGAATCAAGCATTGCAAACTTTACTTAGTCAACAAGATACTGCACCAACGGGTACAACATCACCTCCTCCCCTAATGCCGGTATTAGCATCAGTACAACAATCATCAGCTTCTTCAAATAGCATTACCAGTAAAATTACTATTGCTAGTGAGCACACAAATGTTAGGAAGCAAAGCGTCAAAAATAGAATTTCTCAATTTTCGGAAAATGATCGAAACCGAAAAGTTTCTTCTGATAGCGGAGGTTCGTTAATACCCCCTCCACCTCCTCCACCAATGCCACCACCAATTGAAGTAAAAGATCCATCGGAAACAAGACACTTCCTAGACCCTTATGGACGTGCCAAGACAGTAAGAATTGGAAAATGGAGATGGCCGCCCCCGCAAGATGGACCACAGTTTGAAACCGAAGAAGACTTTTTCGCTTTTAAAATGAGACAAAATCAACGAAAAACTACGCCCCAGTCACAATTCCATAGCAGCAATGGTTCCTTAACAGGTTCTGCAATGGAGTGGGAAGAATTTGAAGTTAATGACAGCTCAAAGAGTCCCTCGCCGGCAGTAGTAATGCCAGTACATACAACACAAATGGTACGAAcacaaattaaaatagaaacagaacctaaaaatactaataaacaaCCAATGATGGAACAATTACAACCCCAACAAACAGTAATAACTACTAAAGTGGCTAAGAAAAGCTTTGAAATTGGAGCTGATAGACCACCACCAGGCAGTGTTGGAAAACTAAAATTGAGCTCCGAAATGAGACAACGATTAGAACAGGTAACTGCTGGCCACTCTGTGCGTTCAACAGTAAGTACGAAATCAGAACAACGAGCTCCTGCTAAACTGGAGGATACTAGAAAGTTAATGTTACAACAACAGCTAAGTGGTCATTTTGCCCAAATAGAGAGTAATAACAATGCTGTAGCCGATTTACACTCAGTGCGTTCTCAAGTAGAACGAATGGAAGAAAAGTTATCACCTCCACCAATTTGGCCGTCACATGTGCCACCAGCACCCAGCATTCCAGCACCACCCCCACCAATAAGACCACCCAACGTGGCGCCACCAGCTCCGCCACCGGTTCCCAAGAGCCCACCAGTGCGTCCCGATCAAGAGGAAATTGAATATCGCAGTCAAAGTAAAGATGTACCAGCATTTATACAGCGCCAAGAACGTGATACATTCGGCGCTAGGCACAATTGGAATGGTTCTGATGACTCCAAAGATGCCTATGATTCATGGGGAAGGACAGAAGCTGCCAAATTAGACATGGTATAtgaaaagagttttaaaaaagaagcaaaaaataatCATGAACGTGATCGTTCAAGATCTCGTTCACGTTCAAGAGATCGAGACGATTTTTCCGAATCTGTGTGGGATAGGTCAGAAGTCGAAGGTCCTGCATCTAGTGGTAGTGATAGAGAACGAGAAAAAGAACGTGAAAAGCGGGACAGAATATATGAAATGCGACAAGTAGAAAGAGAGAAGGAAAGCAATAAAGTCTATCAACCAGCTCCTCCTAAAGTTGTCACTGCTACTATAGAAAGACAAGATCGTACAGATAGTTTTGGACCTGTAGTATCAACGGAAAGAAAGTATTCATACCAGGCAATGACgtcaaacaataataatattaataacaaaagaCCAATAACTTCTGCCCCCAGTCCCACAACGTCAATGACTTCTAACACACCAGCAACATTCCGCACACACATGgcccaaaaatatgaaaaagaaagaaagcgCAAGTCATCCGCCACATCAACCACCGTATCGCAAAGTACACGCCGTGACGAAGAAACTGATGGTGGCGACGAATGGCCACTGCCTGCTATTCCAGCACCAGTTCCAGCCCCTCCATCTTTAAAAAGTCCAGCGAATGCATGTTTAACCTACAATCGAGTGCCATGGAAATTGAGAGTGCGCAAAGAAGTATTTCATCCTAATGAACCCATAGGACCACCCATAGCATTAGATTTGCTATTTGCTCAAGTATCATCTGACATCTTTGGCTTGACCCCTTCTTTACGTATTTCGCCTCAAGAAAAAGCTGCCGCAATAAATATGCTCAATGGTCATGGTGTAACAGTTGAAACGGTTCGAAGTCAAAATGTTCGCGCCTTAGTTAAGCGTCACTTAATTGATATGGCTAGAGAATGGCCTTTATATTTCGCTCGTCTTTTCCCAGTACAAGGAGCACCACAATACCCAGACGTTTCTATAATGGGCATCTCACATAATGGCCTGTACCTAGCACGACGAGATGCAGACTATTTGATTGTAGTTCAGTCTGTACCATTTAATGAAATACAGAACGCAATAACACTACCAAGGCCAGCATCACTGCAACTTAATTTACGAAATggaaaaaatgttcaattacaTGCTGCTAGAGCCGCAGCTATACAAGCAATGATCACATCCTTTGTACAAGAGTTTAGAAAG ACTCAATCAAAAGCTTCAACACTTTCGTCTGGTGTTCGAGCAGCCGCACAGACGCTCAATGTGCCTATTGAAAGACTCGAGTCGCGGCAATCAAATCATCgtgaacaaataaataacaaccaACACAGTGTAATCACTCAACAGCACAATATGCGTAATACCTCGTCGCCCCTAATGAGTGGTTCCTACGAAGAGCAACATCTTcatcaccaacaacaacaacagcagcttcAGCAACAACAGACTCACCATCAtttacagcagcagcaacaacagtcACACCATCATCAACGTGAGCAACTAAGAGAACCCCATTCTCGTAATATGCACCACGGCATTAGTGACTCCATCGATCATCATACACAAATCACGCAGGCTTCACATCATTATAATGGTCATGGTGATGAGGATGAACGTTTGGATGACAGAGAACACTTTAATGAGCATCATCAATATGCTAAACAACAAAGCTTCCTACATTCATCACGTAAGAATTCCAATCAACACCACTCCGCTACAAATCCACATACGCGAGAACATCACTCTGCAGTGCAGCAGACTCAACAGTCGCAGAATTTGGATGCAAATTATATGGCTGAAGAGCATAATGGAGGCACGACTTCACCCTCTGTTACGAGATATTCTTTGTTGCAATTTGCTATGCAACACTTTAGAAATGA CCAAATTGTTGATTCTCGTTCTCATGGCCGTGATGCTTCCGAACGTTCGTCTAATCGTTCGTATGCAGAATTGGTTAAATGGCAGGGTACACCCATGCGTATTCCCCTGTTACGTTTACCCAATGATTTAGCTCCATTGGCTTTGGAATGCTTCGATTGCATATTGCGTTATTGTGGAGATATTCCTATGGAACCCGATCTTACAGAAGTTAAATGTGTCTATACGGTGCTAATG CATTGTCATAAATATTTGGCTTTACGTGATGAAGTTTATTGCCAGTTAATGAAGCAAACTACTGCTAACCGCTCCCCCTGTCCCGATTCAACACAGAGAGGTTGGCGCCTGCTCAGTATTCTAGCGGCATACTTTGGATGCTCAGATGCGTTACGACCATATTTAATTGAACATCTAACCTCGGCCGCTTCAGATCGTAGACGATCTTGTCATGGTACCGCCGCTGTGTGTTTGACTAACTTACGTAAGACTGCACGTTGTGGTGGTCGCAAAAATGTGCCGAGTGTTGAAGAAGTAACAGCTGTTTCAGCAGGTCGTTCGGCTAGGCGCCAAATATATCGCCTTCCGGGAGGTGCTGAGCGTGTAGTAAATACAAGATGTTCTACGGTGGTGGCAGATGTAATATCGGAACTCTGTGCCCTTCTAGGCATTGAATCCGAAACTGAACAACAGGAATTTTCCTTATATTGTATAGTCCAGGGAGACGCGTTCACTATGCCTCTGGCTGCCGATGAATATATTTTGGATGTTACTACTGAACTTTTGAAATCTGGCCAGCCCTTCTATTTAATATTCTGTCGGTCAGTATGGCATTTCGCCTTAAAGCGAGATCCTGCACCAACTCCCCTTTATGTAGAAGTATTATTCAATCAAGTAGCGCCTGACTACTTGGAAGGTTTGCTGTTAGAGTTACCCAGTACAGGAGTACCGCCACCAGAAGTGGTCAGAGATATGGCTCGCATAGCAGCCTTGCTGCATAGAGCAGCAGATTTAAGTCATGTACCAGCTATGAAGGAAATAAAATTCCTATTGCCTAAACCGGCTTTAGGCATTAGAGAAATAAGACCCGCTCAATGGGTGGGTCTAGTTCAATCTGCTTGGCCCCAAGTTGCAAACTTAAGCCCGGGCCAGGTGAAGGCTCAATTTTTGAATGTGCTGTCGGCATGGCCTTTATTCGGTAGCAGTTTCTTTGCTGTGAAACGTATATGGGCCGATGAAGGCCCTCATGTCGACGATAGTCCCATGTGGCGAGATTTGATATTGGCATTGAATAGACGAGGAGTATTGTTTTTGGATCCCAACACACATGAAACCATGCAACATTGGCCATTTATGGAGGTCATATCGACACGAAAG GTACGTTCTGAAGATGGTGCTTTATTTTTGGATATGAAGGTTGGCAACCTAATGCAGCAACGTGTCATACGTGTCCAAACAGAGCAAGCTCATGAAATATCTCGTTTAGTACGTCAATATATAACAATGGCTCAAATAAGTCAACGCGACAAGAGAgatgttaattaa